Proteins encoded together in one Prochlorococcus marinus str. MIT 9211 window:
- the speE gene encoding polyamine aminopropyltransferase: MLKHRLLSKIFSTWIDEYQEDARFGLKGKIIIDEESEFQKITLIESKRYGKALLLNNCWMTAEHQEKQYHECLVHPALSSAEKIYKILIIGGGDGGTARECLKYREVQQIDLIEIDRRVVELSQKHLPEIGGNAWKDERLNLQIANGINWVAQSQDNSYDVVIIDGADPEGPSEGLFNKAFFEDCRRILKDGGIFSTQSESAEAFHAIHIDMVKIIREVFDYASPLYGNVPIYPSGWWSWTFASMKKPRYLKPIPNRVNEILQSCEIWSPRWQSGAFNSIPAFLERALNQ; the protein is encoded by the coding sequence ATGCTTAAGCATAGATTGCTATCTAAGATCTTCTCCACTTGGATTGATGAATATCAAGAAGATGCTCGCTTTGGTCTAAAAGGAAAAATAATCATTGATGAAGAAAGCGAATTTCAAAAGATCACTCTGATCGAGAGCAAGCGATATGGGAAAGCTTTACTACTAAACAATTGCTGGATGACAGCAGAACATCAAGAAAAGCAATATCACGAATGCCTCGTTCACCCAGCCTTATCTAGCGCAGAAAAAATTTACAAAATACTGATTATTGGCGGTGGAGATGGAGGAACTGCACGAGAGTGTTTGAAATATAGGGAAGTTCAGCAAATAGATTTGATAGAAATAGATAGACGAGTTGTTGAATTAAGTCAAAAGCATCTTCCTGAAATTGGTGGAAATGCTTGGAAAGATGAGCGTTTAAATCTTCAAATTGCAAATGGCATCAATTGGGTCGCTCAGTCGCAAGACAATTCTTATGACGTCGTAATCATTGATGGAGCAGATCCAGAAGGACCATCTGAAGGCTTGTTTAACAAAGCTTTTTTTGAAGACTGCCGTCGCATTCTCAAAGATGGAGGTATTTTCTCAACTCAATCTGAATCAGCAGAAGCTTTTCATGCAATTCATATTGATATGGTAAAAATAATTCGCGAAGTATTTGATTACGCAAGTCCTTTATATGGCAACGTACCTATATATCCAAGTGGGTGGTGGAGTTGGACTTTTGCGTCTATGAAAAAACCAAGATATCTCAAACCTATACCGAACAGAGTGAATGAAATTCTTCAATCATGCGAAATATGGAGTCCTCGTTGGCAGAGCGGCGCCTTTAATTCCATCCCAGCATTTCTTGAACGAGCGCTTAATCAATGA
- the speB gene encoding agmatinase — MKINQNLTFNNSEGIFIGSQTNCKDCKIGIYGVPYDGTTSFRPGTRFGPSAIRNISNGIESFCPQLNLDLEDLKYVDLGSLDIPFGAPEKVINLVKQATILLMQKGIKPLLLGGEHSITEGAIAGIVDFHPELIILQLDAHADLRDEWLGSKHNHACVMRRCIEILPSKKIFQMGIRSGTSKEFKELKEKKRLISHQSGQVAKSLDKAMQPYLGMPIYLTLDLDWFDPSVMPGTGTPEPGGFLWQDFAAVIEVIKKHNLIAADIVELAPKLDHSEISSILAAKIARSLIMLLSLEK, encoded by the coding sequence ATGAAAATCAATCAAAACCTAACATTTAATAATAGTGAGGGGATATTTATCGGCAGCCAAACAAACTGCAAAGATTGCAAGATTGGCATCTACGGTGTTCCTTATGATGGAACAACATCATTTAGACCAGGTACGCGCTTCGGTCCATCTGCAATAAGGAACATTAGCAATGGAATTGAATCTTTCTGCCCACAATTAAATCTTGATCTTGAAGACTTAAAATATGTTGATCTTGGCTCTTTAGATATTCCTTTTGGAGCACCAGAAAAAGTTATAAATCTAGTAAAGCAAGCCACTATTCTACTTATGCAAAAAGGGATCAAACCTTTATTACTTGGAGGAGAGCATTCCATTACAGAAGGTGCAATAGCAGGAATAGTAGATTTTCATCCTGAACTAATTATTCTTCAATTAGATGCCCATGCTGATCTTCGAGATGAATGGTTAGGTTCAAAGCATAATCATGCTTGCGTAATGCGTAGATGCATAGAAATTTTACCAAGCAAAAAAATCTTTCAAATGGGTATTCGAAGCGGAACTAGTAAGGAATTTAAAGAGCTTAAAGAAAAGAAAAGATTAATTTCTCATCAAAGTGGGCAGGTTGCCAAGAGTCTAGATAAGGCAATGCAGCCTTATCTAGGCATGCCTATTTATTTAACATTAGATCTCGATTGGTTCGACCCAAGTGTGATGCCTGGGACGGGAACACCAGAACCCGGTGGATTTTTATGGCAAGACTTTGCAGCTGTAATAGAGGTAATTAAAAAACATAATTTAATTGCTGCAGATATAGTTGAATTAGCTCCTAAGTTAGATCATTCTGAAATTAGTAGTATTCTTGCCGCAAAAATTGCTCGAAGTCTAATCATGTTACTATCGCTAGAAAAATAA
- the gcvT gene encoding glycine cleavage system aminomethyltransferase GcvT → MVSKRTPLYENFRKEGAHMVSFAGWEMPIHFSGLVLEHHAVRKKAGIFDISHMGVLLIQGKSVKDNLQKLVPSDLYQIGSGEACYTVLLNKHGGIIDDLIIYDLGVNDQNIESLMLVINASCSDSDTNWIKANLQNQSISINDAKKDGVLLAVQGPDSEKSLNKIFGSTFEESISNLPRFGHRKLKLQFQRTKKPCPVFIAKTGYTGEEGYELLLEKEMGITLWEELVKSGVTPCGLGARDTLRLEAAMHLYGNDLNEETTPFEAGLGWLVHLEMPKTFIGREALEKQIEKGVSKLLVGLVIQDERAIARKGYEVIYENKPIGKITSGSWSPTLEKAIALAYIPKQMAQIGTEVYVKIRNKLHPAKVVKKPFYRRIS, encoded by the coding sequence ATGGTCAGCAAACGAACTCCTCTATATGAAAACTTTCGGAAAGAAGGTGCTCACATGGTTTCTTTCGCAGGATGGGAAATGCCTATTCATTTCTCTGGACTAGTACTTGAGCATCATGCAGTAAGAAAAAAAGCTGGAATATTCGACATTTCTCATATGGGTGTTCTACTTATTCAAGGAAAAAGCGTCAAAGATAATTTACAAAAGTTGGTGCCATCCGATCTTTATCAAATTGGCTCTGGAGAAGCATGCTACACAGTCCTACTCAACAAGCATGGAGGAATCATTGATGATTTAATTATTTACGATTTGGGCGTAAATGATCAAAACATAGAATCTCTGATGCTTGTGATCAACGCTTCCTGTAGTGATTCAGATACTAATTGGATAAAAGCTAATCTTCAGAATCAATCCATTTCAATTAACGATGCAAAAAAAGATGGCGTTTTATTAGCTGTACAAGGTCCTGATTCAGAAAAAAGCCTTAACAAAATTTTTGGTTCAACCTTTGAAGAATCAATCAGTAATCTGCCTCGGTTTGGACATAGAAAGTTGAAATTACAATTTCAAAGAACTAAAAAACCGTGCCCGGTATTTATTGCAAAAACTGGCTACACAGGAGAAGAAGGCTATGAACTCCTCCTAGAGAAGGAGATGGGTATAACTCTTTGGGAAGAATTAGTAAAATCAGGTGTCACTCCTTGCGGACTGGGCGCAAGAGATACGCTGAGACTGGAAGCTGCAATGCATTTATATGGAAATGATTTAAACGAAGAAACTACCCCCTTTGAAGCAGGTCTAGGATGGTTAGTTCATCTAGAAATGCCCAAAACATTTATTGGTAGAGAGGCCCTAGAAAAACAAATTGAGAAAGGAGTATCCAAACTTTTAGTTGGATTAGTAATTCAAGATGAACGCGCTATTGCTCGTAAAGGCTATGAGGTAATTTATGAAAATAAACCTATCGGTAAGATAACCAGCGGAAGTTGGTCTCCTACTCTTGAAAAAGCTATTGCACTAGCATATATACCCAAACAAATGGCCCAAATAGGAACCGAGGTGTATGTGAAAATCAGAAACAAGCTACATCCCGCTAAAGTTGTAAAGAAACCGTTTTATCGCAGGATTTCCTGA
- the aspS gene encoding aspartate--tRNA ligase gives MRSNYCGALRNEHINSKVQLCGWVDRCRDHGGVIFIDLRDSSGTMQITVDPDQGTDLFNIAESLKNETVIQVTGKVRSRPEESINKKLETGQIEVLADVLKVLNPVYGNLPFAVSVHDDEPLKEEIRLKHRYLDLRRERMKKNLHLRHATIQTARNFLEEEGFIEVETPILTRSTPEGARDYLVPSRVCEGEWFALPQSPQIFKQLLMVGGIERYYQVARCFRDEDLRSDRQPEFTQLDMEMSFMSQEEILCLNERLIACIWKKIKGKDIKVPFPRLSWQESMDRYGTDRPDTRYGMELVDVSSIVKDIGFKVFSGAIQAGGSVKCIKVEEGNQSISNVRIKPGGDVFNEAQKAGAKGLAFIRVRVNNEIDTIGAIKDNLNNQQKNELLLKTKAKPGDLILFAAGDTEIVHKTLDKVRQFLAKELRLISTGKSKDQWNFLWVIDFPMFNFNKDEKRHEAMHHPFCAPNAKDIGGDPGLWEENLPKARAQAYDLVLNGLELGGGSLRIHNPELQQKVLETIGIAKDEATEQFGFLLNALEMGAPPHGGLAFGLDRIVMLLSEEDSIRDTIAFPKTQQARCLMAQAPNEVSKRQLKELHIASTWVDNE, from the coding sequence ATGCGCAGTAATTACTGTGGAGCCCTGCGCAATGAGCACATCAACTCCAAAGTGCAGCTCTGCGGCTGGGTAGACCGTTGCAGAGACCATGGTGGTGTCATTTTCATAGACCTAAGAGACAGCAGCGGAACAATGCAAATTACAGTCGATCCTGATCAAGGGACCGATTTATTTAATATTGCTGAGAGTCTGAAGAACGAAACCGTTATTCAAGTCACAGGAAAAGTTAGGTCTAGGCCAGAAGAATCAATCAATAAGAAACTAGAAACTGGACAGATAGAAGTATTAGCTGATGTTTTAAAAGTTTTAAATCCTGTATATGGCAACTTACCTTTTGCCGTCTCAGTTCATGATGATGAACCATTAAAAGAAGAAATAAGGCTTAAGCATCGATATCTGGATCTAAGACGAGAGCGAATGAAAAAAAATCTTCATTTAAGACATGCCACAATTCAAACAGCTCGAAATTTCCTTGAAGAAGAAGGGTTTATTGAAGTAGAAACACCAATCCTGACTCGTTCAACGCCTGAAGGAGCGAGAGATTATCTTGTTCCTTCAAGAGTATGCGAAGGCGAATGGTTTGCCTTACCACAATCGCCTCAAATTTTTAAGCAACTATTAATGGTAGGAGGAATTGAACGCTACTACCAAGTCGCAAGATGTTTTCGTGATGAAGACTTGAGATCAGACAGACAGCCTGAATTTACTCAGTTAGATATGGAAATGAGCTTTATGAGTCAAGAAGAGATCCTTTGCCTTAATGAAAGGCTTATTGCATGCATTTGGAAAAAAATCAAAGGGAAGGATATCAAAGTCCCCTTCCCTAGATTGTCATGGCAAGAATCTATGGATCGCTATGGAACAGATAGACCCGATACCAGATATGGAATGGAATTAGTTGATGTCAGCTCAATAGTTAAAGATATTGGATTCAAAGTATTTTCAGGTGCAATTCAAGCAGGTGGATCAGTGAAATGCATCAAAGTAGAAGAAGGTAACCAATCGATTAGCAATGTAAGAATTAAACCAGGTGGGGATGTATTTAATGAAGCCCAAAAAGCAGGTGCAAAAGGCCTAGCCTTTATAAGAGTTCGCGTAAATAATGAAATTGATACTATCGGAGCAATAAAAGACAATTTAAATAATCAACAAAAGAATGAATTACTTCTAAAGACCAAAGCCAAACCTGGAGATCTTATTCTTTTCGCCGCTGGAGACACTGAAATAGTGCATAAAACACTTGATAAGGTTAGGCAATTCTTAGCTAAAGAATTAAGGCTAATTTCCACAGGAAAGTCAAAAGATCAATGGAATTTTCTTTGGGTAATAGATTTTCCAATGTTTAATTTTAATAAAGACGAAAAGCGTCACGAAGCAATGCACCATCCATTCTGCGCGCCCAATGCAAAAGATATAGGTGGCGATCCAGGCTTATGGGAAGAAAATCTACCTAAAGCACGTGCTCAAGCCTACGATCTTGTATTAAATGGCTTAGAACTCGGTGGAGGATCACTACGCATTCATAATCCTGAACTTCAACAAAAAGTTCTGGAAACAATTGGTATCGCCAAAGATGAGGCTACTGAGCAATTTGGATTTCTCCTGAATGCTCTAGAAATGGGCGCACCACCGCATGGAGGACTTGCATTTGGCTTAGATAGAATAGTAATGCTCTTATCAGAAGAAGATTCAATAAGAGACACAATCGCTTTCCCTAAAACGCAGCAAGCAAGATGCTTAATGGCACAAGCTCCTAATGAAGTATCTAAAAGGCAATTAAAAGAACTTCACATTGCCAGCACTTGGGTAGATAATGAATAA